A region of Pseudomonadota bacterium DNA encodes the following proteins:
- a CDS encoding Rid family detoxifying hydrolase — MDKKVIATKKAPAAVGPYSQAIRANGFLFVSGQLGIDPAAGKLVEGVEAQAEQALDNMGAILSEAGMGFGSVVKATVLLASMDDFALVNAIYAKRFPENPPARAAFAVVKLPLG, encoded by the coding sequence AAGGTGATCGCGACCAAGAAGGCGCCGGCGGCGGTCGGCCCGTACTCCCAGGCGATCCGCGCGAACGGGTTCCTCTTCGTCTCCGGCCAGCTCGGCATCGATCCCGCGGCCGGCAAGCTCGTCGAGGGTGTCGAGGCGCAGGCCGAGCAGGCGCTCGACAACATGGGCGCGATCCTCTCCGAGGCGGGGATGGGGTTCGGGAGCGTCGTGAAGGCGACCGTGCTGCTCGCGAGCATGGACGACTTCGCTCTGGTGAACGCGATCTACGCGAAGCGCTTCCCCGAGAACCCGCCGGCGCGCGCGGCGTTCGCGGTCGTGAAGCTGCCGCTCGGCG